A stretch of Amycolatopsis balhimycina FH 1894 DNA encodes these proteins:
- a CDS encoding FAD-dependent monooxygenase produces the protein MTKHILISGAGVAGPALAWWLHHHGFRATVVERAPSLREGGYKVDIRGVAVDVVRRMGLLDEVRAASTGMRGAAFVNKRGKQLATLDADTFGFRHGDDTEILRGDLAKILYDATRSHTEYVFGDWITGLDQRPDGIEVTFAHGAPRRFDLVVGADGLHSGVRALAFGPEEDYLRRFDAYLSISTVPNSFELDRWELLHSAAPGKMVNVYSTARAADAKAAFWFTAPPLTYDRRDVDGQKDLVADRFAGLGWEIPALLEAMREAGDFYFDPVCQIVMETLSTGRVTLLGDAGYCPSPASGQGTSLALAGAYVLAGELATSDDFAKAGFATALSRYEAAMRPFIEKNQALAKTALRGIIPQSRAFAWFTTRMIRLMPYLPGRNRVLEQMARPVREAANALVLKDYPAARLV, from the coding sequence ATGACGAAGCACATCCTGATCTCCGGCGCCGGCGTCGCCGGCCCCGCCCTCGCCTGGTGGCTGCACCACCACGGCTTCCGCGCCACCGTCGTCGAGCGCGCCCCGAGCCTGCGCGAAGGCGGCTACAAGGTCGACATCCGCGGCGTCGCGGTCGACGTCGTCCGCCGGATGGGCTTGCTGGACGAAGTGCGCGCGGCGAGCACCGGCATGCGGGGCGCGGCGTTCGTGAACAAGCGCGGCAAGCAGCTCGCGACGCTCGACGCGGACACGTTCGGCTTCCGCCACGGCGACGACACCGAGATCCTGCGCGGCGACCTGGCGAAGATCCTCTACGACGCCACCCGCTCGCACACCGAGTACGTCTTCGGCGACTGGATCACCGGGCTCGACCAGCGTCCCGACGGTATCGAGGTGACGTTCGCCCACGGCGCGCCCCGCCGGTTCGACCTGGTCGTCGGAGCCGACGGCCTGCACTCCGGCGTCCGTGCGCTGGCGTTCGGCCCGGAGGAGGACTACCTGCGCCGGTTCGACGCCTACCTCTCGATCTCCACGGTGCCCAACAGTTTCGAGCTGGACCGCTGGGAGCTGCTGCACTCGGCGGCGCCGGGCAAGATGGTCAACGTCTACAGCACCGCGCGGGCGGCCGACGCGAAGGCGGCGTTCTGGTTCACCGCACCCCCGCTGACCTACGACCGCCGGGACGTCGACGGCCAGAAGGACCTGGTGGCGGACCGGTTCGCCGGCCTGGGCTGGGAAATCCCGGCGTTGCTGGAGGCGATGCGCGAAGCGGGCGACTTCTACTTCGATCCGGTGTGCCAGATCGTCATGGAGACTTTGTCGACGGGCCGGGTGACGTTGCTGGGCGACGCGGGATACTGCCCGTCCCCGGCGTCGGGCCAGGGCACGAGCCTGGCTTTGGCGGGCGCGTACGTCCTGGCGGGCGAACTGGCCACTTCGGACGACTTCGCGAAGGCCGGCTTTGCGACGGCACTGTCCCGGTACGAAGCCGCGATGCGGCCGTTCATCGAGAAGAACCAGGCGCTGGCGAAGACGGCGTTGCGCGGCATCATCCCGCAGTCACGGGCATTCGCGTGGTTCACCACCCGGATGATCCGGCTGATGCCGTACCTGCCGGGCCGCAACCGCGTCCTGGAGCAGATGGCCCGCCCGGTCCGTGAAGCGGCGAACGCCTTGGTGCTGAAGGATTACCCGGCCGCGCGGCTCGTCTAG
- a CDS encoding winged helix DNA-binding domain-containing protein, whose protein sequence is MNVRALNRALLARQHLLERTAQPAAAMLGHLVGLQAQAPLAPYVGLWTRLSGFRPEELAALITGRDAVRGSLMRGTVHLVLAEDALILRPLIQRVVASGYTGHFGRRIGDADLDVVAAAGRAWLEERPRTRRQLRDLLAERWPDHDAEALSYAVGYFVPTAQVPPRGVWGSTGPAVLTTLDGWLGRPLAEKPPIEDVVRRYLRAFGPASVADVQAWSGLTKLREVVEPMELRTVRAESGDVLYDVEDGLLPDPDTPAPARFLPEYDNVLLSHADRARVLPPGRRVPLPPGNGASRGTVLVDGFYRADWRLHGTGLEVSPHDRLSAGERAEIEGEAGRLLAFLDAGERPVRFTGN, encoded by the coding sequence GTGAACGTCCGCGCGCTCAACCGTGCGCTGCTCGCGCGGCAGCACCTCCTCGAGCGGACCGCGCAGCCGGCCGCCGCGATGCTCGGGCACCTCGTAGGCCTGCAGGCGCAGGCACCGCTGGCGCCGTACGTCGGTTTGTGGACCCGGCTTTCCGGCTTCCGGCCGGAAGAACTGGCCGCGCTGATCACCGGGCGTGACGCCGTGCGCGGGTCGCTGATGCGGGGGACGGTCCACCTTGTCCTCGCCGAGGACGCGCTGATCCTGCGGCCGCTGATCCAGCGCGTCGTGGCGAGCGGCTACACCGGGCACTTCGGCCGGCGGATCGGCGACGCCGACCTCGACGTGGTGGCCGCCGCCGGGCGCGCGTGGCTCGAAGAACGGCCACGCACGCGGCGGCAGCTGCGGGATCTCCTCGCCGAACGCTGGCCTGACCACGATGCCGAGGCGCTCTCGTACGCGGTCGGCTACTTCGTCCCCACGGCCCAGGTCCCGCCCCGCGGCGTCTGGGGTTCGACCGGCCCGGCCGTGCTCACGACCCTCGACGGCTGGCTCGGCCGTCCCTTGGCCGAAAAGCCGCCGATCGAGGACGTCGTGCGCCGCTACCTCCGCGCGTTCGGCCCGGCGTCGGTCGCCGACGTCCAGGCGTGGTCGGGACTGACGAAGCTGCGGGAAGTCGTCGAGCCGATGGAATTGCGGACGGTCCGCGCGGAGTCCGGCGACGTGCTCTACGACGTCGAAGACGGCCTGCTCCCGGACCCGGACACCCCGGCGCCGGCGCGGTTCCTGCCGGAGTACGACAACGTCCTGCTTTCGCACGCCGACCGGGCCCGGGTGCTCCCGCCCGGCCGGCGGGTCCCGTTGCCGCCGGGCAACGGCGCTTCACGCGGCACCGTGCTGGTGGACGGCTTCTACCGCGCGGACTGGCGGCTGCACGGCACGGGCCTGGAGGTCTCGCCGCACGACCGGCTCTCTGCGGGGGAGCGGGCGGAGATCGAGGGGGAAGCCGGGCGGCTGCTGGCGTTCCTCGACGCGGGGGAACGGCCGGTCCGGTTCACCGGAAACTGA
- a CDS encoding ATP-binding protein produces MQFAILGPVEARRPDGTPIALGGPQLRGLLALLALDAGRVVSAEQLIDGLHGEHPPEGAAEALQSQVSRLRRRLRDGGAPDGLVEFTPAGYRLAVDPRDVDVHRFEHLTAQAREAPGPAAKLELFTEALALWRGPALDGLADPPRAARLAELRLAATEDRVETGLALGHHDRLVAELRELTREHPLRERLIAQLIRALHGSGRSAEALAVFAEIRERLADELGADPSPELAAAHTAVLRAAPAPARRVPVPLTGFVGRAELDRLTAALRDARLVTLTGPGGAGKTRLAVEAAARAAGEACFVELATTTEVPRTVLAALGLREQGVLTPGAGADPADRLAAGLADRPLLLVLDNCEHVVAEAARLVRRLLGECAGLRVLATSREALGLTGETLVPVGALPAGAAARLFTERAAAVAPGEPPAPATVTRICAALDGLPLGIELAAARLRSLSADDVAARLGDRFGLLSRGDRTAEPRHRTLRGVVEWSWDLLDPEERLLAGRFAVFAGGARPAAVERVCDVPDADAVLTGLVEKSFVEFDGGRYRMLETIRAFCAEQGDDRRAEHAKYFLDLASANEPKLRGAHQLTALAELTAEHADLQAALRWSVTEEPETAVRLIAALSWYWWLRGLRSEATPIADTVLAAVGPEPPPGLAEEYVLCVIQASGTDVAIEPILRRLDGPLRYPYLFLLWAFSPRTKAEDGERLAALIGPDAWSLAFARIGDGLGAQYRGRIAEAEAHFSASLAAFRTLGDRWGEASALEKLAEFADWHGDHARFRELMDESVRLAGELGAAEDAADLLCRRADGVLRHGDAEAAKADYEAAAEQARAAGTPVMLARARGGLGEIARRAGDLAAARRWYSSALGLATDPVTGGETRIRLHTGFGWTAAAEGHLEEATELHQEALATALEHANLPGAAQAIEGLAGVLAGRGQDERAAFLLGVAVGLRGSPVTGDADVAGVADRVRARIGASAYAEAFDRGREMPPEQAVEEAGQRRFALGS; encoded by the coding sequence GTGCAGTTCGCCATCCTCGGGCCGGTCGAAGCCCGCCGTCCCGACGGGACCCCGATCGCCCTCGGTGGCCCGCAGCTGCGTGGGCTGCTCGCGTTGCTCGCCCTCGACGCCGGGCGGGTCGTCAGTGCCGAGCAGCTCATCGACGGCCTGCACGGCGAGCACCCGCCCGAGGGCGCGGCCGAAGCCCTGCAATCCCAGGTCTCGCGGCTGCGGCGGCGGCTGCGGGACGGCGGCGCGCCCGACGGCCTCGTCGAGTTCACCCCCGCCGGATACCGGCTGGCCGTCGACCCCCGGGACGTCGACGTCCACCGCTTCGAACACCTCACTGCGCAAGCGCGGGAAGCCCCCGGTCCCGCGGCGAAACTGGAGCTGTTCACCGAAGCACTCGCGCTGTGGCGGGGTCCCGCGCTCGACGGGCTCGCCGACCCGCCGCGCGCGGCCCGGCTGGCGGAACTGCGGCTGGCCGCGACCGAGGACCGCGTCGAAACCGGGCTCGCGCTCGGCCACCACGACCGGCTCGTCGCCGAGCTGCGGGAGCTCACCCGCGAGCACCCGCTGCGCGAACGGCTCATCGCCCAGCTGATCCGGGCTCTGCACGGCAGCGGCCGGTCCGCCGAAGCCCTCGCGGTGTTCGCCGAGATCCGGGAACGTCTCGCCGACGAACTCGGCGCCGACCCGTCGCCGGAGCTCGCGGCCGCTCACACCGCGGTCCTCCGAGCCGCCCCCGCCCCGGCGCGCCGGGTGCCGGTGCCGCTTACCGGGTTCGTCGGCCGCGCCGAGCTCGACCGGCTCACCGCGGCCCTGCGCGACGCCCGGCTCGTCACGCTCACCGGACCGGGCGGCGCGGGCAAGACCCGGCTCGCCGTCGAAGCCGCCGCCCGGGCGGCGGGCGAGGCCTGTTTCGTCGAACTCGCGACGACCACCGAGGTCCCGCGCACCGTCCTCGCCGCGCTGGGCCTGCGTGAACAAGGGGTGCTGACGCCGGGCGCGGGCGCGGACCCGGCCGACCGGCTGGCCGCCGGGCTCGCCGACCGGCCGCTGCTGCTGGTCCTCGACAACTGCGAACACGTCGTCGCCGAGGCCGCGCGGCTGGTGCGGCGCCTGCTGGGCGAGTGCGCCGGCCTGCGCGTGCTGGCCACCAGCCGGGAGGCACTGGGCCTGACCGGCGAGACGCTGGTGCCGGTCGGCGCCCTGCCCGCCGGCGCCGCGGCGCGGCTGTTCACCGAGCGGGCCGCGGCGGTCGCCCCCGGGGAGCCGCCCGCACCGGCCACGGTCACCCGCATCTGTGCCGCCCTCGACGGCCTCCCCCTGGGCATCGAGCTCGCCGCCGCCCGGCTGCGGTCGCTGTCCGCGGACGACGTCGCCGCCCGGCTCGGCGACCGGTTCGGTCTCCTCTCGCGCGGCGACCGGACCGCCGAGCCGCGGCACCGGACCCTGCGCGGCGTCGTCGAGTGGAGCTGGGACTTGCTCGACCCGGAGGAACGGCTCCTGGCCGGGCGGTTCGCGGTGTTCGCCGGGGGCGCCCGGCCGGCCGCCGTCGAGCGCGTCTGTGACGTCCCTGATGCCGACGCCGTGCTGACCGGCCTGGTCGAGAAGTCCTTCGTGGAGTTCGACGGCGGCCGGTACCGGATGCTGGAGACCATCCGTGCGTTCTGCGCCGAGCAGGGCGACGACCGGCGCGCGGAGCACGCGAAGTACTTCCTGGACCTGGCGTCGGCCAACGAGCCGAAGCTGCGCGGCGCGCACCAGCTGACGGCCCTGGCCGAGCTGACCGCCGAACACGCCGACCTGCAGGCGGCCCTGCGCTGGAGCGTCACCGAAGAGCCGGAGACCGCGGTGCGGCTCATCGCGGCCCTGTCCTGGTACTGGTGGCTGCGCGGCCTGCGGAGCGAGGCGACGCCGATCGCGGACACTGTGCTCGCCGCCGTCGGTCCGGAACCGCCGCCGGGGCTGGCCGAGGAATACGTCCTGTGCGTGATCCAGGCTTCGGGCACCGACGTCGCGATCGAGCCGATCCTGCGGCGGCTCGACGGGCCGCTGCGATATCCGTACCTCTTCCTGCTGTGGGCGTTTTCCCCGCGCACCAAGGCCGAGGACGGCGAACGGCTGGCCGCGCTGATCGGCCCGGACGCGTGGTCCCTGGCGTTCGCGCGGATCGGCGACGGCCTCGGCGCGCAGTACCGCGGCCGGATCGCCGAAGCCGAAGCGCACTTTTCGGCGTCACTGGCGGCTTTCCGCACCCTGGGCGACCGCTGGGGCGAGGCGAGCGCGCTGGAGAAACTCGCGGAGTTCGCGGACTGGCACGGCGACCACGCGCGCTTTCGCGAGCTGATGGACGAGTCCGTGCGGCTGGCCGGCGAACTCGGCGCGGCCGAAGACGCCGCCGACCTGCTCTGCCGCCGCGCCGACGGCGTGCTCCGGCACGGGGACGCCGAAGCCGCGAAAGCCGACTACGAAGCCGCCGCCGAGCAGGCGCGCGCCGCGGGCACGCCGGTGATGCTCGCCCGGGCCCGCGGCGGCTTGGGGGAGATCGCGCGGCGCGCGGGCGACCTGGCCGCAGCCCGGCGCTGGTATTCCTCGGCGCTCGGCCTGGCCACCGACCCGGTGACCGGCGGCGAGACGCGGATCCGGCTGCACACCGGCTTCGGCTGGACGGCGGCCGCCGAGGGCCACCTCGAAGAGGCGACCGAGCTGCACCAGGAAGCGCTGGCCACGGCGCTGGAACACGCGAACCTGCCCGGCGCGGCCCAGGCGATCGAAGGGCTGGCCGGGGTCCTGGCCGGGCGGGGTCAGGACGAGCGGGCCGCGTTCCTGCTCGGCGTCGCGGTCGGGCTGCGCGGCTCGCCCGTCACGGGGGACGCCGACGTCGCCGGGGTGGCGGACCGCGTCCGGGCGCGCATCGGCGCTTCGGCTTACGCCGAGGCGTTCGACCGCGGCCGCGAAATGCCCCCTGAGCAGGCCGTCGAAGAGGCCGGTCAGCGGCGGTTCGCGCTCGGTTCGTGA
- a CDS encoding HIT family protein: MAELHRMPPTTSGGECVFCAIGTGQAPAAFVHEDDEFAAVVDLRPVTTGHLLVLPRAHHADLASLPAEAGARMFTIAHTLAAALRRTDLRCEGINLFLADGKAAGQEIPHVHLHVIPRFAGDGFVMDADWRVRSREELAEVAAKVKAAL, encoded by the coding sequence GAGAATGCGTTTTCTGCGCGATCGGCACGGGCCAGGCGCCCGCGGCGTTCGTCCACGAGGACGACGAGTTCGCCGCCGTCGTCGACCTGCGCCCGGTGACCACGGGCCACCTGCTGGTGCTCCCCCGGGCCCACCACGCGGACCTGGCCTCCCTCCCCGCCGAAGCGGGGGCGCGGATGTTCACCATCGCCCACACGCTCGCGGCGGCGCTGCGCCGCACGGACCTGCGCTGCGAGGGGATCAACCTGTTCCTGGCCGACGGCAAGGCCGCGGGCCAGGAGATCCCCCACGTCCACCTGCACGTGATCCCCCGGTTCGCCGGCGACGGTTTCGTCATGGACGCCGACTGGCGGGTGCGGTCGAGGGAGGAGCTGGCGGAGGTCGCGGCCAAGGTGAAGGCCGCGCTCTAG